One part of the Melospiza melodia melodia isolate bMelMel2 chromosome 3, bMelMel2.pri, whole genome shotgun sequence genome encodes these proteins:
- the NT5C1B gene encoding cytosolic 5'-nucleotidase 1B, with the protein MGLGSGARAPLDPAVRGELRAGCASGSEGQGVGRGQERDCSSPGEGRDSSGPRPQACTAPGTGSAGAFPAWPGRGREAAAAAASRSPATAPAAPGTMSGSGPEEPQPSQASEEDRQQEAEQDWAAAKAFYDNLVTQRPRPPKPQNAITVAVSSRALFNLVEEQRIYEEQGVEKYVEYQQKNENIILKPGPAFYFVKALEHVNARLLELYPDDEERFDIVLMTNVHAQVGVRLINSINHYGLTIERFCMTGGQSPIGYLTAYLTNLYLSADSDKVQEAIEAGIASATMFTAKKDVVYSDTQLRVAFDGDAVLFSDESEQIFKEQGLDRFFEHEQLNENKPLAQGPLKGFLEDLGKLQKKFYAKNERLNCPIRTYLVTARSAASSGARVLKTLRSWGLEIDEALFLAGAPKGPILVKIHPHIFFDDQMFHIEGAQKLGAIAAHVPYGISQKYQKSS; encoded by the exons ATGGGCCTCGGCTCCGGCGCCCGCGCACCCCTCGACCCCGCCGTGAGAGGAGAGCTGCGGGCGGGCTGCGCCTCGGGCTCTGAGGGGCAGGGGGTTGGCCGGGGCCAGGAGCGGGACTGCTCCTCTCCGGGGGAGGGCCGGGACAGCTCCGGGCCGCGTCCCCAGGCGTGCACAGCGCCAGGGACAGGCAGCGCCGGTGCCTTCCCCGCCTGGCCGGGGCGGGGCAGGGaggcggccgctgccgccgcttccCGGTCGCCCGCTACGGCCCCGGCCGCGCCAGGAACGATGAGCGGCTCCGGCCCGGAGGAGCCGCAGCCCAGCCAGGCGTCGGAGGAGGACCGGCAGCAGGAGGCCGAGCAGGACTGGGCGGCGGCCAAAGCTTTCTACGACAATCTGGTTACCCAGAGGCCCCGGCCG CCCAAGCCCCAGAACGCCATCACGGTGGCCGTGTCCTCCCGAGCCCTCTTCAACCTGGTCGAGGAGCAGCGGATCTACGAAGAGCAAGGAGTGGAGAAGTACGTGGAGTACCAGCAGAAAAACGAGAACATCATCCTCAAGCCCGGACCGGCGTTCTACTTCGTCAAG GCACTGGAGCATGTCAATGCCCGGCTTCTCGAGCTGTACCCTGATGATGAGGAACGGTTTGATATTGTCCTGATGACTAATGTCCATGCTCAGGTGGGAGTGAGGCTCATAAACAGCATCAATCACTATG GCTTAACAATTGAACGTTTCTGTATGACGGGAGGACAGAGCCCCATTGGTTACCTGACTGCGTACCTCACGAACCTGTACCTCTCAGCGGATTCCGACAAAGTGCAGGAAGCTATAGAAGCAG GCATTGCATCAGCTACGATGTTCACTGCTAAGAAAGATGTTGTTTACTCGGATACACAGCTAAGGGTGGCTTTTGATGGGGATGCTGTTTTATTTTCTGATGAATCAGAACAGATTTTCAAAGAGCAAGGATTAGATAGATTTTTTGAACATGAACAGCTGAATGAAAATAAGCCTCTTGCACAG GGTCCTTTGAAGGGTTTTCTGGAAGACCTGGGGAAGCTCCAGAAGAAGTTCTATGCAAAAAACGAACGACTAAATTGTCCTATAAGGACCTACCTGGTCACAGCCAGAAGTGCAGCGAGCTCTGGAGCCAGAGTGCTGAAGACTCTCCGTAGCTGGGGTCTGGAGATTGATGAGGCCCTTTTCCTGGCAGGAGCACCGAAAGGACCAATCCTGGTGAAAATCCACCCTCACATTTTCTTTGATGACCAGATGTTCCACATTGAAGGAGCACAGAAATTAGGCGCCATAGCCGCGCATGTCCCCTATGGCATTTCTCAGAAGTACCAAAAATCTTCATGA
- the RDH14 gene encoding retinol dehydrogenase 14, with the protein MAAALPALVLGAGLLVAAWRWLRGAARPGRGGSMRGKTVIITGANSGLGRAAAAELLRMRARVIMGCRDRARAERAAREIRAEVGERADGGGELVVRELDLASLRSVRAFCHRVLQEESRLDVLINNAGIFQCPYMKTEDGFEMQFGVNHLGHFLLTNLLLGLLKNSAPSRIVVVSSKLYKYGEINFEDLNSEISYNKSFCYSRSKLANILFARELARRLEGTGVTVNSLHPGIVRTNLGRHVNIPLLAKPLFNLVSWAFFKTPLEGAQTSIYLASSPDVEGVSGKYFGDCKEEELLPKAMDDLVARKLWDISEVMVGLLK; encoded by the exons ATGgccgcggcgctgccggcgctggtgCTGGGCGCGGGGCTGCTGGTGGCCGCCTGGCGCTGGCTgcgcggcgcggcgcggcccgGGCGCGGCGGCTCCATGCGGGGCAAGACCGTCATCATCACCGGCGCCAACAGCGGGctgggccgggcggcggcggccgagctGCTGCGGATGCGGGCCCGCGTCATCATGGGCTGCCGCGACCGGGCTCGGGCCGAGCGGGCGGCCCGCGAGATCCGGGCCGAGGTGGGCGAGCGGGCGGACGGCGGGGGCGAGCTGGTGGTGCGGGAGCTGGACCTGGCCTCGCTGCGCTCCGTGCGCGCCTTCTGCCACCGCGTCCTGCAG gaagagtCAAGGCTGGATGTTTTGATAAATAATGCAGGGATATTCCAGTGTCCATACATGAAGACAGAGGATGGTTTTGAGATGCAATTTGGTGTAAACCACTTGGGCCACTTCTTGCTCACCAACCTTCTTCTGGGCCTCCTCAAAAATTCTGCCCCAAGCAGAATTGTTGTAGTGTCCTCAAAGCTTTACAAATATGGAGAGATCAACTTTGAAGACTTGAACAGTGAAATAAGCTACAACAAAAGCTTTTGTTACAGCCGAAGTAAACTGGCCAACATCTTATTTGCCAGGGAGCTGGCCCGTCGGCTGGAAGGGACGGGAGTCACTGTCAACTCCCTTCATCCTGGGATTGTCAGAACAAATCTGGGCAGACATGTGAATATTCCTTTGCTGGCCAAACCTCTGTTCAACTTGGTGTCGTGGGCTTTCTTCAAAACGCCTCTGGAAGGAGCCCAGACATCTATTTATTTGGCCTCTTCTCCTGACGTCGAGGGCGTGTCAGGAAAGTATTTTGGAGATTGCAAAGAGGAAGAACTTCTGCCCAAAGCCATGGATGACTTGGTTGCAAGAAAATTATGGGATATCAGTGAAGTGATGGTTGGCTTACTGAAGTAA